In a genomic window of Magnolia sinica isolate HGM2019 chromosome 16, MsV1, whole genome shotgun sequence:
- the LOC131228735 gene encoding glucan endo-1,3-beta-glucosidase 12 — translation MAFHLLSFCFFLFLIISTSPSEGGSIGVNYGRVANNLPSATKVVQLLKAQGLDRVKLYDTDPAVLHALSGSNIKVIVALPNELLASVAKRPSQAYTWVQKNIAAYHPSTQIYAIAVGNEVFVDTHNTTTFLVPAMTNVHAALARFNLDSEIKVSSPIALSCLQSSYPSSAGAFRNELVEPVIKPMLEFLRQTGSYIMVNAYPFFAYEANADVISLDYALFRPNAGVVDAGSGLRYSNLFDAQIDAVFAAMSALKYSDIKMMVTETGWPSKGDKSETGAGPNNAAAYNGNLVRHVLSGAGTPLRPKEEIDVYLFALFNENQKNGPTSERNYGLFYPNEDKVYDIPLTIAGLKKQPQPQPQPTDQTSTGISTSSSGKTWCVANGKASEQRLQVALDYACGEGGADCRQIQPGATCYDPNTLEAHASFAFNSYYQKKGRGIGTCDFQGAAYVVSQPPKYGKCDFTTGY, via the exons ATGGCGTTTCATCTCCTTTCCTtctgcttcttcctcttcctcatcatctcCACTAGTCCTTCAG AAGGTGGTTCTATTGGAGTGAACTACGGGCGAGTAGCGAACAACCTTCCATCAGCAACGAAGGTGGTGCAGCTCTTGAAAGCTCAAGGACTAGACCGAGTCAAGCTCTACGACACCGACCCGGCCGTCCTCCACGCCTTGTCCGGCAGCAACATCAAGGTCATCGTTGCCTTGCCCAACGAGCTCCTCGCCAGCGTGGCCAAACGTCCCTCCCAGGCCTACACATGGGTCCAAAAGAATATCGCTGCTTACCACCCTTCCACCCAAATCTACGCCATTGCCGTTGGGAATGAGGTGTTCGTAGACACCCACAACACAACCACCTTCCTCGTCCCAGCTATGACTAACGTCCACGCTGCTCTGGCCCGCTTCAACTTAGATTCGGAAATCAAGGTCTCTTCCCCAATAGCCCTTTCCTGCCTCCAATCATCCTACCCTTCCTCAGCTGGAGCCTTCCGGAACGAGCTGGTCGAACCCGTCATAAAACCCATGCTCGAATTCCTCCGCCAGACCGGCTCCTACATTATGGTCAATGCCTACCCCTTCTTCGCTTACGAAGCCAATGCCGACGTCATTTCCCTCGACTACGCCCTCTTCCGTCCCAACGCCGGTGTCGTCGACGCCGGTAGCGGACTTCGCTACTCTAATCTCTTCGACGCTCAGATTGACGCTGTCTTTGCTGCTATGTCTGCTCTCAAATACTCCGATATAAAAATGATGGTGACCGAGACCGGCTGGCCATCCAAAGGCGACAAGAGCGAGACTGGTGCTGGCCCCAACAATGCCGCGGCCTACAACGGCAACCTGGTGCGGCACGTGCTGTCAGGTGCCGGCACGCCTCTCCGGCCCAAGGAGGAGATTGACGTCTATCTCTTCGCTCTCTTCAACGAGAACCAGAAGAACGGACCAACTTCCGAGAGGAATTACGGCCTCTTCTACCCCAACGAAGACAAGGTCTACGACATTCCTCTCACAATCGCTGGCCTGAAGAAGCAGCCTCAGCCCCAGCCGCAGCCGACGGACCAGACCAGCACCGGCATTTCGACCAGCTCCTCCGGGAAGACGTGGTGCGTCGCCAACGGTAAGGCTAGCGAGCAGCGCCTGCAGGTCGCTCTTGACTACGCTTGCGGAGAGGGAGGAGCGGATTGCCGTCAGATCCAGCCGGGTGCCACGTGTTACGATCCTAACACGCTCGAGGCACACGCTTCCTTCGCCTTCAACAGCTACTATCAGAAGAAGGGCCGTGGGATCGGTACCTGCGACTTCCAGGGTGCGGCCTATGTCGTCTCCCAGCCTCCCA AGTATGGAAAGTGTGATTTCACGACGGGATACTGA